A genome region from Arachidicoccus soli includes the following:
- a CDS encoding IS1634 family transposase, whose protein sequence is MDRVRHEIILHLGKLEELETPEQKRDMAIRINTLMRQYHRKELDLFKHEDPQVEILAQKFFKEILEKQRVDTASGKSRLVIDEHSVKNKDVREVGTEWLCKQALDQLGLCSFLQHQGWEEEKIQLAYTHIISRCAYPASELRTSEWIRQNSSICEVTGYPISKVTKDKLYHITKELYNIKEALEKHLSYRTSELFDLEDEIILYDLTNTYYEGAMRSSQLAKFGRSKEKRSDAKLVVLALVVNLEGFVKYSQIFEGNMADSTSLQKLIEDLSLRTSSAQRKPTIVMDAGIATQKNLELLKSKKFEYMCVARSSLNKYTIDTDSDPVKIADKKGQPLTLQKVKVEGNTDTWLLVHSEAKAVKESGMNSRFSQRYEQGLENIRASLTKKSGVKKQEKVSERIGRLKAKYPSMNRYYDIQLAIDENGIVTELTWQQKPVEKKEGHYLLRTTLDEKQEATQWAVYNAIRNIEGSFRCLKNDLDLRPIFHKTDEASMAHLHLGILAYWTVNTLRYQLKAKGIQNEWTDIRRIMDTQKLVTTTMVDQYDQLITIRQCSEPEAKVMEIYTALNYKLQPFTRKKSVVPLSENQKIETPATRAKRSG, encoded by the coding sequence ATGGACCGTGTTCGTCATGAAATAATTTTACATCTGGGAAAGCTGGAAGAATTAGAAACACCTGAGCAAAAAAGGGACATGGCTATACGTATCAATACGCTGATGCGACAGTATCATCGTAAGGAGCTTGATTTGTTTAAGCATGAAGATCCACAAGTAGAAATATTAGCCCAGAAATTTTTCAAAGAGATCCTTGAAAAGCAGCGTGTAGACACAGCTTCAGGCAAGTCTCGTCTGGTCATAGACGAGCACAGTGTCAAAAACAAGGATGTTCGGGAAGTAGGCACAGAATGGCTGTGTAAGCAGGCCTTGGATCAGCTAGGGCTTTGCTCTTTCTTACAACATCAAGGGTGGGAGGAAGAAAAAATACAATTGGCTTATACACATATCATCAGCCGGTGCGCTTATCCTGCATCCGAACTGAGGACCAGCGAATGGATCCGGCAGAACTCCTCCATTTGCGAGGTCACAGGTTATCCCATAAGTAAAGTCACCAAGGATAAGCTATACCACATTACCAAGGAGCTTTACAACATTAAAGAAGCCCTGGAAAAGCACCTAAGTTATCGCACCAGTGAGCTTTTTGATCTGGAGGATGAAATCATCCTTTATGACCTAACGAACACGTATTATGAGGGCGCCATGCGCAGTAGCCAATTGGCTAAATTTGGGCGTAGTAAAGAAAAGCGCAGTGATGCCAAATTGGTGGTATTGGCATTGGTCGTGAACCTGGAAGGTTTCGTCAAATACTCTCAGATCTTTGAAGGCAATATGGCAGATAGCACCAGCCTGCAGAAGTTAATAGAGGACTTATCCCTCAGGACGTCTTCTGCGCAGCGAAAACCCACGATCGTCATGGACGCCGGGATCGCTACTCAAAAGAACCTGGAACTTCTTAAGAGCAAAAAGTTTGAATATATGTGCGTAGCAAGATCTAGCCTGAATAAATACACTATAGATACAGATAGTGATCCTGTTAAGATAGCGGACAAAAAAGGCCAACCCTTGACCCTGCAAAAAGTAAAAGTAGAGGGCAATACGGACACCTGGCTTCTTGTACATAGTGAAGCAAAGGCAGTGAAGGAATCCGGCATGAACAGTCGTTTCAGTCAGCGCTATGAACAAGGCCTGGAAAATATAAGGGCTAGCCTGACAAAGAAAAGTGGTGTCAAGAAACAGGAAAAGGTCAGTGAGCGGATAGGGCGGCTTAAAGCCAAATATCCAAGCATGAATAGATATTACGATATCCAACTAGCTATTGACGAAAATGGTATCGTAACGGAACTTACCTGGCAACAAAAGCCTGTGGAGAAAAAAGAGGGCCATTACCTGTTACGAACAACGCTTGATGAAAAACAGGAAGCCACGCAGTGGGCAGTGTATAATGCTATAAGGAACATTGAAGGCTCATTTCGTTGTTTGAAAAACGATCTGGATCTAAGACCCATCTTTCATAAAACAGATGAAGCCTCTATGGCACACCTGCATCTGGGTATCTTGGCTTACTGGACCGTTAATACACTCAGATATCAGCTTAAAGCGAAAGGCATCCAAAATGAATGGACCGACATCAGAAGAATTATGGATACCCAAAAACTGGTGACCACTACCATGGTCGATCAGTATGATCAGTTGATTACCATACGCCAATGTAGTGAACCGGAGGCTAAGGTTATGGAGATTTATACCGCATTAAATTACAAGCTCCAACCGTTCACTCGCAAAAAATCTGTAGTCCCACTTTCTGAAAATCAAAAAATTGAAACGCCTGCTACTAGGGCTAAACGATCGGGTTAA